Genomic DNA from Vibrio tubiashii ATCC 19109:
TGGCAAGTCTATGACGACAACGTACCATGTGCTGGGGTTGTGGCGGGTATAGGACAAATCAATGGTCACCAATGCATGGTGATCGCCAATGATCCTTCGGTAAAGGGAGGAACCTACTATCCTCTCACGGTGAAAAAGCATCTCAGAGCACAAGAAATTGCCAAGCGCTGCAAACTGCCTTGTGTCTATCTCGTCGACTCTGGCGGAGCTAACTTACCTCATCAGGCAGAAGTCTTCGCCGATAAAGAACATTTTGGACGAATTTTCTTTAATCAAGCGCGTATGTCAGCACAAGGTATCCCGCAGATTGCTGTGGTATTAGGTCTTTGTACCGCAGGCGGCGCTTATATTCCCGCGATGTCCGATGTTGCAATCATGGTGAAACAACAAGGCACTATCTTTTTAGCAGGCCCACCGCTTGTCAAAGCCGCCACAGGTGAAGTGGTCACCGAAGAAGAGTTAGGGGGAGCAGATGTCCATTGCCGAAAATCTGGGGTTGCCGACTACTATGCCGAAAATGAGCATCACGCAATGCTGTTAGCGCGCGAGGCCGTATCAAACGCCAACCTACCCTGTGAATTGAGCCAATCGCTTAATGATTTTGCTCCGCCTCGTTATGCTGCAGAAGAGATTTACGGTGTAGTTAACGACAATTTGCGACTCTCTTTTGATGTCAGAGAGATCATCGCCCGAGTCGTTGATGGCTCTGAATTTGATGAGTTTAAAGCCCTATTTGGCACTACTTTAGTATGTGGATTCGCGCGAATAGAAGGTCAACTCATCGGCATCGTTGCAAATAATGGCATTCTGTTTTCTGAGTCAGCACAGAAAGGAGCGCACTTTATCGAACTGTGCGCCAAACGAAAAATACCTCTGCTCTTTTTACAAAACATTACCGGATTTATGGTCGGTAAAAGAGTGGAAGAAGGTGGCATTGCAAAAAACGGTGCCAAACTCGTTATGGCAGTAGCATGTGCAGACGTTCCAAAATTCACCATCATAATTGGCGGTTCCTATGGTGCGGGTAACTACGGAATGTGTGGCCGCGCTTATGAACCCACAATGATGTGGATGTGGCCTAATGCTCGTATCTCTGTCATGGGAGGCGAGCAAGCCGCTGGGGTACTCACCCAAGTAAAAAGCCAGGTTATGCAAAGGCAAGGGAAAGAGTGGCAGGCGCAAGAAGAACAAGCCTTTCGTGAAGAGATCCTTGATCTGTATGAAACCCAAGGACACCCCTACTATGCAAGCGCTAGGCTATGGGACGATGGCATTATCGACCCGAAAGAGACCCGCAATGTTTTAGCCCACGCGCTGCGTATTGCTCTCAATGCACCCGTTGAAGATAGCCAATTTGGAATATTTAGGATGTGACGACATGAAGCGCAACAGCCGCATAGCCAAGAAAAGTGATGTTCAAGTACATCTAGAGGAAAACGGTATTGCTCACTTGGTACTTAATCGCCCAAGTAGCGCCAACGCCTTCAATGCTGAGGTCATTTCGCAGCTAATCACTCACTTAGATGCCTTATCGTCAGACACTCGTGTCCGAGCGCTGATTCTGTCAGGCAATGGCAAACATTTCTCTGCAGGTGCTGACATTGAATGGATGCGTTCAATGGCAGCAAAGAGTCAGCAAGAAAATCAACTTGATGCTTTTCAGCTGGCCACTTTGCTCGATAAGTTAGATCGCTTCCCGCACCCAAGCATGGCAGTGGTTCAGGGTAGCGCATTTGGTGGAGCTCTTGGCCTAGTCTGCTGCTGTGACATGGTTATTGCGCATGAGAGCGCACTGTTTTGCTTGAGCGAAGTGAAGTTGGGACTTGTCCCGGCAACCATAGCCCCCTACGTGATTCGCGCCATTGGCGTTAGAAATGCTCGCCGCTATATGCTTTCTGCTGAAAGAATCGATGCTTACACCGCTCAATCACTCAATATCGTTCATCAGCTATCAAATTCTGAGCAACTAAAAGAGCAAGCATGCGAATGGATTGCACCGCTACTAAAACACAGCCCGCAAGCGTTGGTCGAAGCCAAAAAGCTGTGCCATCATTGCTATCAGGCTCCAATTGATGAGTCGATGAAAAGCTACACGAGCGAGCTGATTGCGAATATTCGCGTTTCCCCTCAGGGCCAAGAAGGTTTGTCAGCCTTTCTCGAAAAACGCGCTCCTAAATGGAATTCGGAGTAAAGCAATGAGCCAACACATTAAGCTTCCCAAATCCGTGAATATCGTCGAGGTCGGCCCCCGAGACGGATTGCAGAATGAACCCACACTCCCGCTTAATGTTAAGGTCGCGTTGATTGATCAGCTCTCTCAAACTGGCCTTACTCATATTGAATCCGGCGCTTTTGTTTCCGAATCTAAAATACCGCAAATGGCCAACTCCCGTGAGGTGTTCGCGACTATCAATCGCCAACATCCTGTTATTTATTCAGCCTTAACGCCCAATGTTCGTGGTTTGGAGTCAGCCCTAGATTGTGGGGTGGATCAGGTTGCAGTATTCACTGCGGCATCAGAAGGATTTTGCCAACGTAACATTAACTGCTCGATTTCGCAGAGTTTAGAGCGATTTGAAGACGTTATAGAGTTGGCATCAAAGCATAGTCTGCCCGTTCGAGGTTACCTATCTTGTATCATTGATTGCCCTTACGACGGCGCAACCAATCCCAAACAAGTCGCGGATATTGCTCAGGTAATGTTGGATATGGGCTGCTATGAAGTTTCCCTTGGCGATACGGTAGGCACAGGCACTCCTTTAAAAGTCGCCAATGTCCTAGAGGCGGTTTTCTCGACCACCTCTCCTTCTCATATCGCCGCTCATTTTCATGATACTTATGGGCAGGCGCTAACCAATTTATACCAAGCACTGCTCATGGGGGTATCAACCATTGATTCAAGCGTCGCAGGATTAGGTGGGTGCCCCTATGCGAAAGGCGCAGCGGGCAATGTTGCTACCGAAGATGTACTTTACCTTTGCCAAGGGTTAGGCATCTCCACTGGGGTAGATTTAGCTAAAGTGACGCACACTGCATGGAATATCTGTCAGCAGCTAAATAAACAACCGACATCAAAAGTCTCGCTAGCGACTCCTCCTGTCTCATTTCAATGATTCTGTGTCGAACCTCCAATTTTCCGGTCAGCTTTCTAAAAAGCACGTGAAATCATCAATATAAATATGTTAACTATCACCATTATTAATTGAACCAAAGTCACAGTATTAATTTAGTTTCGCTTTTGCAATCTAAGTGGCGCTTTATAACAGGCTATCGAATTACAACAATGAACATATTAGTGTGTGACGACTCGGTTATTGCCCGAAAATCAATCATCGGCAGAATTGCTCCCTCAACCAATATCACCATTCATCAAGCAGAGCACGGCAAAGAAGCGCTTGAAGTTATGCTGGCTCACAACATTGATCTGCTTTTCTTAGACCTCACCATGCCCGTAATGGATGGTTTTGAGGTACTGGCTTCTATGCCTGTGAGCCAGTACCCTACTCAAGTGGTGGTGGTTTCTGGTGATATTCAGTCAGAGGCCAAATCTCGGTGTATGGATTTGGGTGCCCAGCACTTTATCGAGAAGCCTTTTGTCACCTCCGATTTAGTCGCACTGTTTGACCACTATCGATTACCTTTAAGAAATACCGATGTCAGGCCAGATCAACGTCGCCACAAACCCATCGATTTAATGGCGGCAATTCGTGAAATGAGTAACGTTGCGCTAGGGGCGAGTGCTTCATTAATTGCTCAGCAGATGGGCCGTTTTATTGAGATGCCTCTACCTAACGTGGCTTCATTACATCAGTCCGAGCTGACTATGACGGTTCAAGATATTGTTAACAATTCTGAATCTCGTGCTGTCTCACAACGCTTCGTTGGCAACGGCATTAATGGTGAAGCTTTAGTCTGCCTGCATGGCTCTGGATTTGAACTGCTCGCTCGCTCAGACGATGATGCCCTTAGCAGCTCTGTCAATGAGGTGATTCTCGATCTTTCCAATTTGTTGGTCTCATCATTTCTCAACTCTTTCAGTAAACAACTCGACATTGCAATTTCGCTGCGCCAACCGATCGTTTTAGAAAAAGATCTGTTGCAAGTTTCACTAGGTTGCGACCAATTTCTTAAAGACTATGAGCAGGATATTTTTACCATAGAGTTCGTTTATAAGGCGGAGAATCTAGATATCGCCTGCGACATCATTTTCCTGATGGATTATGAATCTTTGAATGCAATAGAAGACATTTTGGAGAGTGTATTATGAACTCCACGGATATCAGCGATTTACATTGGGTAATGCAAATCCTTGGTGATTTAGATGCAGGGCTGATCGTCATTGATCGAGAATACAAGGTCTGTGTCTGGAATACCTTTATGCAATCTTACAGTGGAATCAGTGCAGATAAGATTCTTGGTAAAGCTCTATTTGATGCGGTCGATGACTTGCCTGAACTGTGGCTTCGCAGCAAAGTCAGTACGGCGTTCACCTTGAATAGCCGCGGTTTCTCTTGCTGGGAAGATCGCCCATTTCTTTTTAAATTCAAGAACTTCAGTCCGATATCTAACGGTCTTAAGGAGATGCGCCAGAACATCACCTTCTCTCCTCTCACCTCTGTTAACGGTGAAGTGTCACACGTTAGCATCATTATCAATGATGTCAGTGACATAGCAAAAAACAAAATTCACCTTACTGATTCCAATCAAAAGCTGTCTGACCTGAGCAGAACTGATGGTCTCACTAAGCTATTTAACCGAGCGCATTGGGAAAGTTGCTTGCAAAAAGAATTCGAGCATTGCCAAGTGACAGGAGCAAGCTCGTCTCTGGTCATTTTCGATATCGACCACTTCAAGCGAGTGAATGACACCTATGGGCACACTGTCGGTGATGAAGTCATTCGCCACACTGCAAGCGAACTGCGAAAAGCCTCTCGCGGGTCTGATGTCTGCGGTAGATACGGCGGTGAAGAGTTTACTGTACTCCTTCCTGGCACTTGCGCCACACAAGCTCTCTATTTTACGGAAAGATTACGCAAACGTATTGAACAAGCGAACGTTAATTACGAGCATCATTCGGTGAAATACACAATCAGCCTTGGTATATGCGAACTATCGCCTTACCAAGCTAGTCATTTGACTTGGTTAGAGCATGCAGATAAATCACTTTATTTCTCGAAACAATCGGGAAGAAACCGATCAACAGTGTTTGATCCGGCACTGATAAGGTAAATGTAAGATAATCCAGTTAGCGATCCGAATAGTGCCTAGAACTGGCTAACTGGATTGAAGTTACTTTTATAAGTTACGTGCTGATTAATTAACTAGTGCATCTTCCACAATAGCATTTTCTATCATTTCACTTTCGTACTCATCTTCAATTGCACCAGCCACTAATTCATCACCAATGGCTTCTTCACATTCAACATCTTGGTAAGCACCGTCAATAACACTTACTGTAGCGCCTATCGCAGCTCCAGTTGTAGCATCACCAGCAATAGCTCCAACGACGCCACCAGCTATTGCGCCTTCCACTGCGTCAGTAATTTCATTTCCTGAGCGACATAGAGCATGAGCATTGAACGATAGGATAACTACCGCAGCAACGAAAATCTTTCTAACCATAATGGTACTACCTTGCTCTAGAAGTTAAATACGACACCAACTTTACCGTAAGTATTACGCTTATCACTGCCAAACTGGGCTTCATTGCCCGCTTCGAAATATGGAGTAAATCCGTTTGCAATATTATTGAAAGTTAAACGAGCTTCAACATTATAAATAGTGTCATTAACAGTTGCGATTCGCTTGTCTTTTTGGTGCTGGCCAACCACCTTGGTATTAAGATATACGTTTTCAAATTGTTTACCGACAGCAAAGTCAAAACGTGTTATATCGCTCTTTTTGCCATTCAGTTCTTTATCATCAAGGTCTTTTCGTAGACGCAATGAGGTATCAAATAACCCCATTACGTTTGTTCCAGCTGTGATGCCAAACTTATTTACGTTAGCGCCAATATTGTTCGTTCCGTTCTCTTCAACGCGAGAACGATTATCTACAAACTCATATTCACCTTTAACAAAGAAGGTATCGAAATCATGGGTGTAGTTAAAGTTGTACTCTTTGGTTTTAGTATCATTACGTTTTGCGGATACGCCAAAGCCTTCGTAACCAACAAAAAGTTTTGCTCCCGTACCTAAATCGGCTACGTTTTCCGCCGAGAATTTGTTGTCTATCTCTAGTCCACCAGTAAGCTCAGAAGCCTGAACTGAAGCAACGGCAAAAATAGAAGATAGCGTGATTAAAACAATGTTACGGTTCATTAAATAGTACCTTTTTCATATGTGTTAGCGGGGGTGCTAGGTTGAGGAAGTGGACTTTAGCAACTCCAAAAACACAGGTGAAAATAGGTAGTATTGATATTTTTAATAGGTCGCAACACTTTGTCAGAGACACGCAAAATACGGTTAAAAGTCGCTACGTTATGTCATTTTAAAGTAAAGAATTGCCTTTCTGAACTTAAACAAAACGTACACTCAATTTATGGCTAACGAATTTCAATGTTAAGAACACGAGTTTGTATTACGGAGAGTAAACTTATATTAAATGACAGAAAGATACGTGTTTCGCTTCTGAACGCTCATTTCACGCGAAGGATTAAACTTATTGGATTGTAACTTGAAAAGAAAGCTTGGAGCGTACTGCGGGAATCGAACCCGCATCATCAGCTTGGAAGGCTGAGGTAATAGCCATTATACGAAGTACGCATCGAGATGAGATAGCCTAAAAAGACTTGGAGCGTGCAGCGGGAATCGAACCCGCATCATCAGCTTGGAAGGCTGAGGTAATAGCCATTATACGATGCACGCATCATCGTGAAGACAAATTCAATATGCCACAGATAACTGAAAAGAAAAGTGTTTTCTTTCAATATTCTGGTTAAGTGGTGAAGTTAGCATCACTTTAGTGTTTGGTTGATGTTTTTACGCTCACTCAAGCCTAACTAAACACTTTGGCCGTTACGCGATCTTTGCCATTGGTTTTAGATTGGTACATCAGGTGGTCGGCATCTGATAGGGATGGATTTAAGTCTGTGCTCGGGTAGTAAGCACAGCCTAAGCTGACCGTGATTTTGCGTTCGCTATCTTCCAGCAGTTTCACCTTACGTACAGCGGCACATACTTGCTCAGCAACGACAACTGACGCTTCGTAAGTCTCGCCACAAAGTAAAATGGCGAACTCCTCTCCTCCGATCCGGCCAATCAATTGGTTTTCAGACAAAATGTTATTCGCCGCATGTGCGACACTTTTGATGATGATGTCTCCGCTTTGATGACCATAGTTATCGTTAATCTGTTTAAAATCGTCGATATCAAAAATCATCACGCTCATCGAGCCCCCTTCCTTCAGCCTTTGCTGAAACTCATTAACAAAATGTCGCCGATTACTGAGCTCTGTGAGTTGGTCCGTTTCTGAGAGCGTCTTAAGTTCTAAGTTGGCCTGCTCTAGGGCATTGGTTCTGACTTTAACCGTAAGTTTGAGGGCAATGATATAGCTCAACGTAACAATGCCAATAAGCAAGGCTGCGAATGGGACAAGGTAGTCGGGATAGACAGTACTGACATACATCCAGCGGTTAAAGATCTGCTGCTTCTCATCATTGCCGAATTCATTGATGCCACGTGTTATTTGCTGTTGTAGCGCGGTGTTCCCTTCACTCACCGCTGCGCGTAAGTTCCCAGAATAAAGGTGTCTTACACCAATAAAACGCTGAGGTTCATCACTGCTAAACAGATAAAAGTTAGCCATTTGCAGATCGGCGACAAAAGCATCGAGCTCTCCACTAAATGCCGCTTCTATCATCAATTGGTTATTAGAATAGCTAATCAGATTCAAATTGGGAAAATGGCGCTTTGTAAATTCCTCTTCATAACCACCAGCCACAACACCAACCAAATGTTGATGTTCACCGAGCATAAAAGCATCAAGGTTAGTTCCTATCAGCTCCTGACCAATGTACATCTGGGTGTCAATCGACAGAATCTCGGGGGCATAGTCCAAATAACTGTCACGTTGCTCAGACCATAACAAACCGGCATGAATATCGGCTTGCCCATCTCGAACCGCATCGAGAGATGCTTGCCAATCAAGCAACACAAATTCTATTTCGACGTTATTTTTACGTCCATACTCTTGCCAGTAGTCAACGAGAATACCGTCGGGTTCCCCCTTATGATTAATAAATGAGAAAGGTTTCCATGCCTTAGAGTTGGCGATTACTAGCTTGTCACTTTGCTCAGCATACAGTGGAAAACAAGCCAGCATTGCGAATAGGCTAAATATGATTCGAAGCACTTTTGTCCCTAAAAAATAAGCTCAATAAGTGAATTATTGAGCTTTATATTATTGATATATTAGGTATAGATGATACTTCGATTAGATGATGCCGATCTGGTTTAAGAATGAGACATCACTCGATAAGTCGTCAACGCTTGTTAAGAGATCTGAAAACGGCTCATTTCCCCATTCAGCTCATCAACTTGCCCTCGAACTTGGTTCGAGATTTCTGACGAGGATTGCGATATATCAGCAACTCCTTCAACGGATTCAATCACCTTATTCATCAGCAATTGGATTTCGTCAGTCGCTTGAGACTGCTGCTGCGCTGAGCTCAATAGATCTTGCATCTGTTGGTTTAGTTCTTCGATCTGTTGTGTCGTCGAGCTTAACGTGCCATATGCTTGTTCAGTATGGTTAGCCCCCTCTTCCGCTAGAGACTTACTCTTATCAATTTCACCAACAACCGCCGCCGTTGACGATTGAATTGCATTGACTATATTGTTGATTTCAGTGGTAGATTCGGTTGTTCGAGTAGCAAGTAGGCGCACTTCATCTGCCACCACAGCAAAACCTCTTCCGTATTCGCCTGCTCGCGCTGCCTCTATTGCGGCATTAAGAGCAAGCAAGTTTGTCTGTTCAGCAAGCCCTTCAATTACTTCGGTCACTCGGCCTATAGCTTCGCTCTCTTTGCTCAACGCATCGACCTGTTCACTGGCTTTTTCAATCGTGGCATGCAGTAAGCCCACCGTGGTCTTATTGAGGTCGAGAGCTTGAGAACCCAGTTCTATCTGTGCCTGAGACTCAGATAGCTTGCTCGCTGATTGCTCGGCCTGCGTGGCAGTATCAGTTGCAGAATGGCTAACATCCGTCACTTGGTGCCCTACTAGCTCCATCGTAGATTTCTGGTTTTCGACCTGATGTACCGTTTTCGCGTTAGCATCAAGTAAAGCGTTCATACTGTCGCTTACCGTTGAAGCCTTGTTGCTCACACCCTTAACAATGGCGGCCAGTTCATCATTCATCTTGTTAATTGAGCGAGTTAAACTTGCCAACTCATCGCTACCTTCAATCGGCAAAGCAGATTGTGAAACGTCACCATTGGCAATCGATTCTGCACGTTTAGAAATCGTCTTAACTCGGCGACCAATACTCTTACCCATAAAATGCGCAGTTGTTGCAGCGACAATCACTACAATGGCGATTGACGCCACCAATAGTGAGATTACGCTCGTCACTGAATTAAAGATTCCCTGACCGCTTTGATCTGCAACCGACTGCTGCTGATTAATGATTGAGTCAAGATTAGAATCTAACGCAGTCACCGCTGGCACTAGTTCATTGGCCATTTTTTGGTTCGCGATATTCCAATCACTTGAGCGGCGTAATTCAACTACCTGGTCAGCTAAAGGGAAATAGAGCTGTTGCATCTCTTTGAATAGATCCCACAACCCTTGATCGCTACTCGATAACAAGGCAACTTTAGAATCAATCTCTTTGACTGATTTGTCATGAGCCTTGAGAAAATCTTGGTATTTATCTAAATGTTCCTGCTTTCCATAAAGAAGGAAATCACGCATAGAAGATAATGCATTGGCTAAAGAGGTATAGCTGTCAGCGTAGAGCCTAAACAATCGCTTACGCTCCCCCCCTTCTTTGTTACCCGCTTCATCATTAATTAGCCCCTGAAGCTGATCGAGTGCAACTTCAGCAATCGGTGCGGCTTCGTTAATAAACAGCGAGTGAGCTGGAAGGTTTTCATCGGAATGGCTAAGTTCAGCAATATCATTGAGTGACTGAGCAACCAGCGTCCACTGGGAAAGGATTTGCTGATAATTTTCTTCAGTGAGTAGAGGCTCTAACTTAGGCAATGATTCATCCACTTTTAAAAGCGACTGATCGAGTTTCGCTTTTTCAGCTTCACCTGTTGCTTCATCACCTCCTAACAACATGTAGGCTCTCAGTGACGAGACGGTAGCGTGGATGGATTGTTGAATAGAACGCCCTGCATCAACAGTCGGCAAATCTCGGTTTAATAGCGATGCGGTATGGGTTTCAACGGTGATTAAGCTGCGATAAATAAAGAACGCGGAAACGATAAAAAGTACTGCAAGCGACAGAAAACTCAGCTGTAACTTCCCTGATATCGTGAGTTTCATCCTTTAACTCCTATAGTTTGTTCAATCCTTACTATAGCGTTTTGGACATTATTGTTAAATATATGTATCAGCAAAATTATAAACTTTCGTATTAGTCTCCTGACGACAAATGTAAAAATCCCCGACTGGCGGGGATTTAGTCTGTTGTCGCTACGAAGTTTATAGCAACGTTTTAGATATTCGCAGAAGCAACGTAGTCTGTTAGCTCAATGTTTGAAACCGTTGTGACATACTGATCGTCTAAATAGAACGCGACACCTTCAGCTAATCTTTCACCACGAAGCGTTTGTTTCGAGCCATTAGCGTACGTGACATCCATTTGCAGAGTGTCGGCATCGATCTGGTTCATTGTCGCATGATCAATTTCTGAGTTGCTCGCTAGAGGCACTTCTTTTAGAGAGTTGTCCAACTTGTCGTTTACTTTGATGTAATTCTTGGTTGGAGTGTCAACAACTGCTGGTGATTTACCCGATACTGGGTTTTTCCCAGTCCAGAATTCAATCGAGTTGATAACAAACAAGTCAGCCGCACCCGCGATACCATAAACAGGAGACAGTAGGATGAACATCCCAGCACGACCGTAGCGATTATCTACCACTTCTAAGTTGAATTTTGAAACGATACCGGTTGTCGCCATTTGACCCATACAACCTGTTAAAGAAGAAAGACCAAGAGCCGTAACGATTGCAATTTTTAATGCGTTAGATTTCATGATTACCACCACTTATATTTGGATGGCGCGCATCGTACTCCTGATTTCATTAAATGCAATCTAGATAGGTAGAGATTTTGCACAAAGCTAACCGTGTTAAGTTTCTGTTTTATATAGGGTATCACCTACACCCCTACCATTTATTGTGGCTTCTATTTATTACAACACTAAGGGTTGTTTGCCTTATAAGATTTGTCCTACTTGCATAACAAGCATCAGTTGCAAGTTTGAGTGAGTTTGCATTTCATTCACGCGCAAACCAAAAGACAATGTTTCTAAACACATTACACACAAGAGGCCTGTTCAGTAAGTTTTAGCAAGATACTTTCTCGTCGCAGTTCGAGTATGTCTTCAATAAGCTTTTCTTTCGCGCTCAATCCAAAGTGTTCTGCGTAATTTTTGATGGTTGCCACTTCACTTTTATTTAAGTTGTAAACATTTCGCTTTAAGTAGGCTTCCGCTTCACTTTTTATATAGCCATGACTTTGTAGTTCACTGATGATCACTTCATCTAATTCGTGCGTTCTCTTTGCCATTTTCTTCTGAGTTCTTTTACTTACCTAACCCATCTAATCGTCTGAATATCATCGATTAGAATTTCTGCTGGCGTAAGTTACCTCTCTAATATGACAGCGAAGTGACGGAATACGCTCGACGTCTTTGCCTCTACAAACTGAAATCAACCTTACTCATTTATCAAATAACACCCAACCATTTACTCTGTGAATTTTAATGCACGCGGCGCGCATATTCACCATTTTCATCTAAAATCACCACATAATCCGTCATGTTTTACTGGTCAATTAGTAATCATACAGTTTTATATATTTATAGATAACGCCAAATATCCGACTAATTCACTAAGATATCAATTATCAATTCCACCTACATTTCATCAAAAACCAGTGAATAAGTTCAAAATGGTCGCATAAAGTTAGTAAAAATCAGAATTGTTTGCTGGATCATATTTTCCGCCAAAGATGTTGCTTAGGTATTTATAAAGTGAATAATAGCAAACGTTACATAAATGTAACAAAACACAGCATCATATAAATATTATTCATATAAACACCTATTTACAGGCAGGAAAAGCATGACAAAGCGTATTTCGCTAGCCGTATTGGCGAGTCTATTTGCAGGTAGCGCTGCAGCATCCAGTTTGGATGACAAAATCAACGAAGTCGTTGCACCTATCGTTAACCCTTTTGTAGGAATGATCTTTTCGACTATTCCGTTCCCTTTTACTGACGTACAGGTGCCGTGGATTGTTCTTTGGTTAGTTATTGCAGCTAGCTTTTTTACTTTCTACTTAGGCTTCATTAACGTTCGCGGCTTTAAGCACGCGGTTCAACTTGTATCAGGGAAGTTCTCTGATCCTAAAGCAAAAGAAGAGGGTGAGGTTTCTCACTTCCAAGCTCTAACCACTGCACTTTCAGGTACCGTTGGTTTGGGTAACATCGCTGGTGTGGCCGTTGCGGTTTCCATCGGTGGTGCTGGTGCGACATTCTGGATGATTCTTGCTGGCCTACTCGGTATGTCCAGTAAGTTTGTAGAGTGTGCACTAGGTGTGAAATATCGTAATACTAACCCAGACGGCTCTGTTTCTGGTGGTCCTATGTACTACCTAAGCAAAGGTCTAGCTAAACGCGGTAACGCTGCATTTGGCCGTACCCTAGCGGTTCTGTTCTCTGTATTTGCGATTGGTGGTTCTCTTGGTGGCGGTAACATGTTCCAAG
This window encodes:
- a CDS encoding HAMP domain-containing methyl-accepting chemotaxis protein; the encoded protein is MKLTISGKLQLSFLSLAVLFIVSAFFIYRSLITVETHTASLLNRDLPTVDAGRSIQQSIHATVSSLRAYMLLGGDEATGEAEKAKLDQSLLKVDESLPKLEPLLTEENYQQILSQWTLVAQSLNDIAELSHSDENLPAHSLFINEAAPIAEVALDQLQGLINDEAGNKEGGERKRLFRLYADSYTSLANALSSMRDFLLYGKQEHLDKYQDFLKAHDKSVKEIDSKVALLSSSDQGLWDLFKEMQQLYFPLADQVVELRRSSDWNIANQKMANELVPAVTALDSNLDSIINQQQSVADQSGQGIFNSVTSVISLLVASIAIVVIVAATTAHFMGKSIGRRVKTISKRAESIANGDVSQSALPIEGSDELASLTRSINKMNDELAAIVKGVSNKASTVSDSMNALLDANAKTVHQVENQKSTMELVGHQVTDVSHSATDTATQAEQSASKLSESQAQIELGSQALDLNKTTVGLLHATIEKASEQVDALSKESEAIGRVTEVIEGLAEQTNLLALNAAIEAARAGEYGRGFAVVADEVRLLATRTTESTTEINNIVNAIQSSTAAVVGEIDKSKSLAEEGANHTEQAYGTLSSTTQQIEELNQQMQDLLSSAQQQSQATDEIQLLMNKVIESVEGVADISQSSSEISNQVRGQVDELNGEMSRFQIS
- a CDS encoding DUF3332 domain-containing protein, encoding MKSNALKIAIVTALGLSSLTGCMGQMATTGIVSKFNLEVVDNRYGRAGMFILLSPVYGIAGAADLFVINSIEFWTGKNPVSGKSPAVVDTPTKNYIKVNDKLDNSLKEVPLASNSEIDHATMNQIDADTLQMDVTYANGSKQTLRGERLAEGVAFYLDDQYVTTVSNIELTDYVASANI